In Candidatus Manganitrophus morganii, the genomic window TAGCCCCATTCCGTCACGGTAAAAAGCCAAAGATTTTTCCAAATCGCGGACAGCCAGGGTAATGATTTTGATTCGTGGCTTCATCTTCTAGCCTCACTCATTCACAAGTAGGCATAACTTATTTGGAAGCAGAGACCCTTTTTACGCTTCGCTACCCCTGTATATTCCAGTTCACTCATTCATGTCAATGACCGATTACTGAGAGGGATTCAACTCCGCGGGTTGTGCTGCTTTCAATTTTTAACCGCTTGAGCGGCCTCTTTGCGGAGCTCGTCGCATTCGGTCGTTGTCGCTGTTTTGCGACAATGGCGATAGGCGTCATCGCTCGAAAGTTCTTCGAGGCGGGCCCGGATCGACGGCGGAAGACCCCCTTTATAACGTCCCAGCGCCTGCACCGCATACCACCGGCTGTCCCACGCCGAATCGTTGAGACCCGAGGCCAAAGCTTGAAGGGAGTCAGAATCGACCACCAGAGGGGTGGCCGGTCCGGCCCAGATCTTCCACCGAAAGGTGAAATCGGTCTCCCTGGTAAAAACGATGCGGTAGGGGGTCAGCTCATTTTCGGTGATACGGATATGCATACTCCCGGCATGGTCGTTCTCCAAAAAAGCATACGGCAACAACCGAATCGAATAGAGATGGACGCCCGGCTCCTGGGCGATCCAAAGCCGTTTTATTCTCACCGGGTTCTCGATCGACGCCTCGATTCTCACCCCCAACGGCTGCTGGCCGACAGGAACCTCTTTGCCATTCTCGATCCGGAAGATCCCCCACCCCGCGATACACTCGGTACAATAGAACTCCAGATAGCCCCGCGGGCTCTCGGGAGGGAGGTCGTCTTGGATCATCGCCTCGAACGGCGCGGCGCAGGCCGTCAGGAGCAGTGCGATTGCCAAGAAGAATCCCGCGCTAGAAGCGGTTCGGATTTGTCTCGCAATGGGCAACATTCCCCTCACCCCCTTCGGCGATCACCCGGAGTCCCAGGCTGTGCCCCATTGAAATAATCGCCGCCGCGATTGCTATTCTCACAGGGTTAATGTAGGAGCACCAGCGCGACGGCGACCAGCGCGGCCGCCAATGCCGCGCCGGAGAGCCCGAGCGCCACAAGGAGGGTCGTCTGCCGTTGCGCCTCGATCTTTTGCCACACACTCAATGGATCGGAGGCGGCACCTCCCTCCTCGGTAAAAAGCGACTGCTGCATGATGGACCTGGCCGAGCGGACCGCTTCCGCGGCCGATTCGAAATGGCGCTGATGGATCTGTTTGCCGAGGTCCGCGCCCGGCTCGGCCGCCGCGGCGGAGGCGGCCTTAATAACGGCATTTTTGATATCGCCGCCGCTCAGTTCATAACGTTCTGCGAGGCGGCGGAAATCGACGTCGGGCGCCAGCGGGGTCTTCTTCGGATGAATCTGAAAATCCCAGATCCGCGCGCGCTCCTCCACCCCCGGCATTTCAAACAGCACATGGGTCCGGATGCGACGTTCGAAAGCGGGATCGAAATTGGCCGCAAGGTTGGTCGCGAAGATCACGATGCCGTTGAACGACTCCAGCTCGCGAAGGAGCACGTTTACCGTCAAATTCATCTCGCGGGAATGGGGCGTCGGGGCGCCGGCGGAGCGGCGGGTCGCGATGGCATCGGCCTCGTCGAAAAAGAGGACGGCATTCTGCTCCGCCGCCGCCTGAAAGGTCGCGACGATATTTTTCGGCGTCTGGCCCACCCACATCGACTCCGCCTCGGCATAGTTGACGATCAGAAGCTTCAGGCCGAGCGCATGCGCGATCCCCTCGGCGCAGATCGTCTTCCCCGTCCCGGGCGGCCCCGCAAAGCTGAAGACCAAGCCGCGTCCCGCCGTATGGCGCTCCCCGAGACCCCAGCGGCCGAAAATCAGGGCGTGATTCCGAACTTGGGCCAGCGCCTGCTCCAGCGTGCGCCGGGTTTGAGGCGGAAGGACGACTTCTTCCAACGTGCGCCTCGGAAGAACGGTCTCGACGACACGCCGCGACCCGAGACCGGTTAAAAACGAAATCAGCGGATTACTCATATCGATTCCTTGTATCTTACCCGTGGTCCAATCACTGCCATAGTTGACCCGATTTCGGATCTCCGTTAAACTTCTATTCGTCCCGCTTCACCTTCGATGATCGACCCCGATTAAGATCGCGGCCCAATCCGACCCAAAATGAGTCGATGAAACGGTTTCTAAACTTTTGCAAAAACATCGCGCTTGTCACCTTTCCGACAATGGTCGGTTTACTCGTCTTGCTGGAATTGCTCGCACGAACGGCCCTGCCGGTGAGCGACGTTCCCGATACTTTTTTTCACCCGACCCTTGGGAATCATTTTGTACCTAATCAAAGAGGGGTCATTACCAGAGGACCCGGCGGGGTTGAAAGGTCGGAGTATCGGATCAACACCAGCGGGTGGAATTCTCCCTATGACTATACAACAGATAAACAAGACGACGTTTTTAGAATCGCCGTCATCGGGGATTCTTATGTCGAGGCGTTTCAAGTCGATTACCAACGGTCATTCCCATACCTGGCCGAAGCCAAATTAAATGCAAAAGCCGATAAACCCGTTTTCCAGACCTACAGCTTCGGACATTCCGGCGCAAATATGGCCCACTACCTTCATGTTTTCAAAGAAGCCATTCGATATAAACCGGACATGGTGATTTTTAATCTCGTTCACAACGATCTCGATGAAGCATTATACGGCTATGGCAGAAAAGATAATTGGACCCTTACGAAAAGCGGAGATCAATTCGTTGAGGTGCCGCCCCATCCTGCATCCAATCTGAACCTGAAAAGAGCGGCAAGAAACTCCGCTTTGATTCGATTTATGGCGCTCAATCTGGAATTGCCGGCGAAAGTAAATTTGCTCAAACAACTCTTATACGGCGATGTAAGACAGTATGAAGCGAATGTCGATACAAACTCCGCCCTCCTATCGAACGATCGGTTGCTGAATGAACTGCTCGACCACCTCCTTCACGAAATTCAAAAACTTTCCGTGCTGCATCAGATAAAGGTTCTCGTCCTGATCGACGGCAACAGGCAGGCGATCTATGACAATCTCGATTCTAAGAGCACGAAAACATACCAAATAAATAGAGCGCTTTTAGAAACATGCAGGACGCTCTCCCTCCAAGCGGTAGACCTCACCGACCGATTCAGCGAGATTTGGGAAAAAGATCATAAAAAATTCAACTCCGAAACCGATTACCACTGGAATCAATACGGACACGAAGTCGTCAGCGATGTCGTCCTTGAGGAAATTCTAAGGCAACATCCGCTTTGACGGCGAAACGATTTCCTCCAATCATTGCGCGTTCTCTTCCGTCCCCTTTACCCCTCCTCCGACAACACCCACGGCTCCAGAATCTCCTCCGAAACCGACTCGATGAATCGGGAAGGTTTCGTGAGAACGGCATGGCTGGCGCGATGAAAGACCCGGATCGGATAAGTAAGATAGAGCTGCTCCTTGGCGCGGGTGATGGCGACATACATCAGCCGGCGCTCCTCCTCCAGCTCCGCCTCATGGGTGAAGGAGTAGATCGACGGAAAATAACCGTCGAGCGCCCAGAGGATGAAGACCACCCGCCATTCGAGCCCCTTGGCCGAGTGGATCGTGGAGAGGACCAGCTTTTCTTGATCGCCGTCGGCCGGCGCCACGCCGACGATCGACGCGTCCGGCTCCAGGGCCAGGTCCGAGAGAAACCGGGAAAGATTCCGATACCGCTCTGAAATGAGCAGCAGGTGCTCCAGATCTTTCGTCCGCTTGGGGTGGTCGTCATATTTGTTTTTCATCAGCGGGAGATAATATTCCATCACCCGCTCGATCCGGCCGGTCATCGAATCGGACGACTCCGCCTGCAAGAGCGCCTCCAACAGACGCCCGATCGGCTCGGCCTGCGCGCCCCGCGCGAACCCCCGCAGCGACTCTCTCCCCTCCTGCTGCACCTTTGCGATCATCTTCTGACTGGTCCGCGGCCCGACCCCTGGAATCAAAAGAAGAAGCCGGTTCCAGCTCACGGCGTCGGAGGGATTGACCAGAATGCGAAGGTGGCTCATCAGATCCTTCACATGCGCCGTCTCCACCAGCTTGAAGCCCCCCCGCTTCTCGAAGGGGAGGCCGCGCCGGACGAGCTCGATCTCCAAATCGAACGAATGAAAACTCGATCGGAAGAGGACGGCGATCTCCGACAGCGGAATCCCCTCCTCCCGCAGCTCCAAGATCTTCTGGGCGACGAACCGCGACTGCTCCGACTCTTCCTGGGCCCGCACCAGCGCCGGCTTCATCCCTCCTTGCTTCCGGGTAAAGAGGCGCTTGGGATATTGCTGTTTTGATTCGGCGATCACGGTATTGGCCAGATCGAGGACCGCCTGGGTCGAGCGGTAGTTCTCTTCGAGCTTGTAAACCTGCGTTCCGGGAAAATACTGCGGGAACCGCAGAATGTTTTGGAAATCGGCCCCGCGAAAGGAGTAGATGCTCTGGGCGTCATCCCCCACCGCCATCACCCGCCCGTCCCGGCCGAGAAGACGGACGATCTCCCCCTGGATCTTGTTGGTGTCTTGATATTCATCGGCCAAGAGATGTTTATACTGCTCGGCCAGCGCTTCTCGGATCGGCGCGTGCTCCGAAAGAAGCGCATAAAGATCGACGAGAAGATCGTCGTAATCGACCAGGTGGCGGTCGGTCTTGTATTTTTGGTAACGTATAAAAAGGGAGCGGATCAGCTCGATCTGATCGGTAAAGTGCCGGTACTCCCCCTCAACGACTTCGTCAAGGGTCATCAGCTTGTTTTGAACCTTGCTGAAGAGATCGGAAAGGGTTCCCTTTTTCGGAAAGCGCTTCCCCTTCTCTGCGTTTTTTGGGGTCCCCAAAGAGCCTGCTCTTTGGGGTAAAAGCCCCATTTCGCCGCGGAGGAGCTGAATCACATCCTCGGCGTCGGAGCGATCGAGAATCGTGAACGAGGAGGAGAGGCCGAGCGCTTTGCCGTACCGGCGGAGGATGGCGGCGGCGACCGAATGGAAGGTGCCGCCGGAAACCCGCCGGCATCGCTCATCCAGCAATTCCGCCGCTCGTTTGAGCATCTCCTGCGCGGCGCGGCGGGTGAAGGTGAGCAGGAGGATCGATTCCGGTTTGACGCCGCAGTGGACCAGCCAGGCGAGTCGGTAAATCAAGGTCCGGGTCTTGCCGCTCCCCGCTCCGGCGATCACCAAGGCGGGACCGTCGGGGGCGGTGGCGACTTGAAATTGCTGTTCATTGAGGGAAGATTGGTAGGCCGCCCGAAAGGAATCGAGCGCGGCCTGCTTCGGTGGCTCCCTCAAGATATACTTCTTCATCCCCCGATTATAGGGGCCTTTATAGATGAGAGCAAGAAGGTGTTGCCGCCGCAGAAACCTCCGGCGGTGAACCGGTTTGCGATCTGTCATAGCGCCGCACGGGATCTCAAGCATATAATCATTGAATTTTATATTTGCTCTTTGCTATTATTTTCGCTTAATGTCTAATGTGTCCTTTCTGAAAACGAATCAACTGAACTGGACGACTCAACCGCACCACGCGCCGGTGCGTCTCCAAGGATGGGGGGGAACGTGCAAAAGATATTGGTGATCGACGACGATCCGTCCAACTGCGAGCTTTTGTCTCTCCACTTTCAGCATCAAAAATACGAGGTCCAAACCGCATTGACGGGACGCGAGGGTCTCGACAAGGTAAAGACCTTCACTCCCCAAATCATTCTGCTCGACAACCGCCTCCCCGACATGACGGGGCTGTCGGTCCTCAAAGAGATCCGCTCCATCGACGACAACACCTTCATCATTATCATGACCGCCTTTATCGATATGGACACGACGATCCAGGCGATGAAGTCGGGCGCGTTCGAATACATCAATAAGCCGATCAATATCGATGAGCTGAACGCCGTCATCGGAAAGATCAAGGGGATCATCGCCCTGAAACGGTCACCGCTCGGACCGCTGTCGGACGAGTTCTCCTCGATGAAGATCGGCAACATCGTCGGGAAAACGCCGCAGATGCTCCAGATCTTCAAAACCATCGCCATCGCTTCGGAGAACAACGCGACCGTTCTGATCGAGGGGGAAAGCGGAACAGGGAAGGAACTGATCGCCCGCGCCATTCACTATCATGCCAACTACAACACCACTTTTCTCGGGATCAACTGCTCGGCGCTGGTCGAGACCCTTCTGGAAAGCGAGCTGTTCGGCCACGAAAAGGGATCTTTCACGGGGGCCATCCAAAAGAAGGAAGGAAAGTTTGAAATGGCCGAGGGAGGGACCCTCCTTCTCGACGAAATCGGCGATATGTCGATTCACCTTCAAGCGAAATTGCTCCGGGTGCTTCAAGAGCGGGAGTTCGAGCGGGTCG contains:
- a CDS encoding sigma-54 dependent transcriptional regulator — protein: MQKILVIDDDPSNCELLSLHFQHQKYEVQTALTGREGLDKVKTFTPQIILLDNRLPDMTGLSVLKEIRSIDDNTFIIIMTAFIDMDTTIQAMKSGAFEYINKPINIDELNAVIGKIKGIIALKRSPLGPLSDEFSSMKIGNIVGKTPQMLQIFKTIAIASENNATVLIEGESGTGKELIARAIHYHANYNTTFLGINCSALVETLLESELFGHEKGSFTGAIQKKEGKFEMAEGGTLLLDEIGDMSIHLQAKLLRVLQEREFERVGGKEKIKANVRVIAATNKNLEELIKVGKFRKDLYYRLKVISIKVPPLRERMQDIPPLVQYLLNKISTNMHKNINGVSPKVMDVLMNYPWPGNIRELENVLTRAVVLTRGNVILEESLSLLPLTQPPASAQPRNIIASLSEIEKLHIQNILGHTGGHKGKACEILGISRPALDRKIKKYHLTEFFRKTFTVEY
- a CDS encoding ATP-binding protein, producing the protein MSNPLISFLTGLGSRRVVETVLPRRTLEEVVLPPQTRRTLEQALAQVRNHALIFGRWGLGERHTAGRGLVFSFAGPPGTGKTICAEGIAHALGLKLLIVNYAEAESMWVGQTPKNIVATFQAAAEQNAVLFFDEADAIATRRSAGAPTPHSREMNLTVNVLLRELESFNGIVIFATNLAANFDPAFERRIRTHVLFEMPGVEERARIWDFQIHPKKTPLAPDVDFRRLAERYELSGGDIKNAVIKAASAAAAEPGADLGKQIHQRHFESAAEAVRSARSIMQQSLFTEEGGAASDPLSVWQKIEAQRQTTLLVALGLSGAALAAALVAVALVLLH
- a CDS encoding ATP-dependent helicase, coding for MKKYILREPPKQAALDSFRAAYQSSLNEQQFQVATAPDGPALVIAGAGSGKTRTLIYRLAWLVHCGVKPESILLLTFTRRAAQEMLKRAAELLDERCRRVSGGTFHSVAAAILRRYGKALGLSSSFTILDRSDAEDVIQLLRGEMGLLPQRAGSLGTPKNAEKGKRFPKKGTLSDLFSKVQNKLMTLDEVVEGEYRHFTDQIELIRSLFIRYQKYKTDRHLVDYDDLLVDLYALLSEHAPIREALAEQYKHLLADEYQDTNKIQGEIVRLLGRDGRVMAVGDDAQSIYSFRGADFQNILRFPQYFPGTQVYKLEENYRSTQAVLDLANTVIAESKQQYPKRLFTRKQGGMKPALVRAQEESEQSRFVAQKILELREEGIPLSEIAVLFRSSFHSFDLEIELVRRGLPFEKRGGFKLVETAHVKDLMSHLRILVNPSDAVSWNRLLLLIPGVGPRTSQKMIAKVQQEGRESLRGFARGAQAEPIGRLLEALLQAESSDSMTGRIERVMEYYLPLMKNKYDDHPKRTKDLEHLLLISERYRNLSRFLSDLALEPDASIVGVAPADGDQEKLVLSTIHSAKGLEWRVVFILWALDGYFPSIYSFTHEAELEEERRLMYVAITRAKEQLYLTYPIRVFHRASHAVLTKPSRFIESVSEEILEPWVLSEEG
- a CDS encoding SGNH/GDSL hydrolase family protein: MKRFLNFCKNIALVTFPTMVGLLVLLELLARTALPVSDVPDTFFHPTLGNHFVPNQRGVITRGPGGVERSEYRINTSGWNSPYDYTTDKQDDVFRIAVIGDSYVEAFQVDYQRSFPYLAEAKLNAKADKPVFQTYSFGHSGANMAHYLHVFKEAIRYKPDMVIFNLVHNDLDEALYGYGRKDNWTLTKSGDQFVEVPPHPASNLNLKRAARNSALIRFMALNLELPAKVNLLKQLLYGDVRQYEANVDTNSALLSNDRLLNELLDHLLHEIQKLSVLHQIKVLVLIDGNRQAIYDNLDSKSTKTYQINRALLETCRTLSLQAVDLTDRFSEIWEKDHKKFNSETDYHWNQYGHEVVSDVVLEEILRQHPL